A region of the Methylobacterium nodulans ORS 2060 genome:
CGGCTCGGCAAGGTCCTGGGTGCGAGCGGGAGCGAGATGATGCCGGCCGCACATGACGGCTTCAGCAGGTTCTTCGCTTGGGTCAGCGACCGTTTCGGCGTGTCTTGGCAGTTGAACCGTGGCAGCTCAACCACGGTTAGGCCGGCTCGCGGCCTGCGGGCTCGCATCGGCCTTCCCGCATCCGCCGGGGTTCCGGACCATTGCCGGTGGATCTTTCATCTTCGCCGATATTCGCCCGTCAGGAGAGGAGCGCCTCGACGGCCTCGCTCCGCCTCGACGTCACTCGGATGCCGCGCTCGCCAGGACGGTCGTCCGCCGCCCCCGCCAGCTCTCCCGGAGCGCCAGGACGAGGAAGCGGGGGATCGTGTGCCCGTAGCGGGCTGCCAGCCGCCGCGGCTCGCGCGCGAGGCGATAGGCCCATTCGAGCCCGAGCACCTGCAGCGCCCGCGGCGCGCGCGGGACCCGTCCGGTGAGCACGTCGAAGGCTGCACCCACCCCCATCGCCACCGTGCCGGGCAGGAACGGGGCATGCTCGGCCATGAACAGTTCCTGCTTGGGCGTCCCGAGGCCGATCCAGATGATCTGCGCGCTCGATCGCCGGATGCGCTCGTGCATCGCGGCGACCTCCGCGGCGTCGAGGGGGCGGAAGGGCGGCGTCTCGACCCCAGCCACGACCAGCCCGGGAATGCGCGCCGAGAGGGTCGCGGCGAGCTGGGCGGCGACGCCCTCGCCGCCGCCCAGGAAGTAG
Encoded here:
- a CDS encoding WecB/TagA/CpsF family glycosyltransferase, translated to MSHDPAVPRFRFAGIGISVIDMPGLVRTIARRLDGAHTVPGSFVVFRDAHGIVRATEDPRLRAAHEAALLVCPDGRPLYWLGRLRGAAGIGQVPGIEAVEAVCRAGVARGWRHYFLGGGEGVAAQLAATLSARIPGLVVAGVETPPFRPLDAAEVAAMHERIRRSSAQIIWIGLGTPKQELFMAEHAPFLPGTVAMGVGAAFDVLTGRVPRAPRALQVLGLEWAYRLAREPRRLAARYGHTIPRFLVLALRESWRGRRTTVLASAASE